The Pongo abelii isolate AG06213 chromosome 21, NHGRI_mPonAbe1-v2.0_pri, whole genome shotgun sequence genome has a window encoding:
- the AHCY gene encoding adenosylhomocysteinase isoform X2, whose protein sequence is MSDKLPYKVADIGLAAWGRKALDIAENEMPGLMRMRERYSASKPLKGARIAGCLHMTVETAVLIETLVTLGAEVQWSSCNIFSTQDHAAAAIAKAGIPVYAWKGETDEEYLWCIEQTLYFKDGPLNMILDDGGDLTNLIHTKYPQLLPGIRGISEETTTGVHNLYKMMANGILKVPAINVNDSVTKSKFDNLYGCRESLIDGIKRATDVMIAGKVAVVAGYGDVGKGCAQALRGFGARVIITEIDPINALQAAMEGYEVTTMDEACQEGNIFVTTTGCVDIILGRHFEQMKDDAIVCNIGHFDVEIDVKWLNENAVEKVNIKPQVDRYRLKNGRRIILLAEGRLVNLGCAMGHPSFVMSNSFTNQVMAQIELWTHPDKYPVGVHFLPKKLDEAVAEAHLGKLNVKLTKLTEKQAQYLGMSRDGPFKPDHYRY, encoded by the exons ATGTCTGACAAACTGCCCTACAAAGTCG CTGACATCGGCCTGGCTGCCTGGGGACGCAAGGCCCTGGACATTGCCGAGAATGAGATGCCGGGCCTGATGCGTATGCGGGAGCGGTACTCGGCCTCCAAGCCACTGAAGGGCGCCCGCATCGCTGGCTGCCTGCACATGACCGTGGAGACGGCCGTCCTCATTGAGACTCTCGTCACCCTGGGTGCTGAG GTGCAGTGGTCCAGCTGCAACATCTTCTCCACCCAGGACCATGCGGCGGCTGCCATTGCCAAGGCTGGCATTCCGG TGTATGCCTGGAAGGGCGAAACGGATGAGGAGTACCTGTGGTGCATTGAACAGACCCTGTACTTCAAGGACGGACCCCTCAACATGATTCTGGACGATGGGGGTGACCTCACCAACCTCATCCACACCAAGTACCCACAGCTCCTGCCAG GCATCCGAGGCATCTCTGAGGAGACCACGACTGGGGTCCACAACCTCTACAAGATGATGGCCAATGGGATCCTCAAGGTGCCTGCCATCAATGTCAACGACTCCGTCACCAAG AGCAAGTTTGACAACCTCTATGGCTGCCGGGAGTCCCTCATAGATGGCATCAAGCGGGCCACAGATGTGATGATTGCCGGCAAGGTAGCGGTGGTAGCAGGCTATGGCGATGTGGGCAAGGGCTGTGCCCAGGCCCTGCGGGGTTTCGGAGCCCGTGTCATCATCACCGAGATTGACCCCATCAACGCACTGCAGGCTGCCATGGAGG GCTATGAGGTGACCACCATGGATGAGGCCTGTCAGGAGGGCAACATCTTTGTCACCACCACAGGCTGTGTTGACATCATCCTTGGCCG GCACTTTGAGCAGATGAAGGATGATGCCATTGTGTGTAACATTGGACACTTTGACGTGGAGATCGATGTCAAGTGGCTCAACGAGAACGCTGTGGAGAAGGTGAACATCAAGCCACAG GTGGACCGGTATCGGTTGAAGAATGGGCGCCGCATCATCCTGCTGGCTGAGGGTCGGCTGGTCAACCTGGGTTGTGCCATGGGCCACCCCAGCTTCGTGATGAGTAACTCCTTCACTAACCAGGTGATGGCGCAGATCGAGCTGTGGACCCATCCAGACAAGTACCCCGTTGGGGTTCACTTCCTGCCCAAGAAG CTGGATGAGGCAGTGGCTGAAGCCCACCTGGGCAAGCTGAATGTGAAGTTGACCAAGCTAACTGAGAAGCAAGCCCAGTACCTGGGCATGTCCCGTGATGGCCCCTTCAAGCCGGATCACTACCGCTACTGA
- the AHCY gene encoding adenosylhomocysteinase isoform X1 gives MLKLNPERLCQADIGLAAWGRKALDIAENEMPGLMRMRERYSASKPLKGARIAGCLHMTVETAVLIETLVTLGAEVQWSSCNIFSTQDHAAAAIAKAGIPVYAWKGETDEEYLWCIEQTLYFKDGPLNMILDDGGDLTNLIHTKYPQLLPGIRGISEETTTGVHNLYKMMANGILKVPAINVNDSVTKSKFDNLYGCRESLIDGIKRATDVMIAGKVAVVAGYGDVGKGCAQALRGFGARVIITEIDPINALQAAMEGYEVTTMDEACQEGNIFVTTTGCVDIILGRHFEQMKDDAIVCNIGHFDVEIDVKWLNENAVEKVNIKPQVDRYRLKNGRRIILLAEGRLVNLGCAMGHPSFVMSNSFTNQVMAQIELWTHPDKYPVGVHFLPKKLDEAVAEAHLGKLNVKLTKLTEKQAQYLGMSRDGPFKPDHYRY, from the exons ATGCTGAAACTGAACCCAGAAAGGTTATGTCAAG CTGACATCGGCCTGGCTGCCTGGGGACGCAAGGCCCTGGACATTGCCGAGAATGAGATGCCGGGCCTGATGCGTATGCGGGAGCGGTACTCGGCCTCCAAGCCACTGAAGGGCGCCCGCATCGCTGGCTGCCTGCACATGACCGTGGAGACGGCCGTCCTCATTGAGACTCTCGTCACCCTGGGTGCTGAG GTGCAGTGGTCCAGCTGCAACATCTTCTCCACCCAGGACCATGCGGCGGCTGCCATTGCCAAGGCTGGCATTCCGG TGTATGCCTGGAAGGGCGAAACGGATGAGGAGTACCTGTGGTGCATTGAACAGACCCTGTACTTCAAGGACGGACCCCTCAACATGATTCTGGACGATGGGGGTGACCTCACCAACCTCATCCACACCAAGTACCCACAGCTCCTGCCAG GCATCCGAGGCATCTCTGAGGAGACCACGACTGGGGTCCACAACCTCTACAAGATGATGGCCAATGGGATCCTCAAGGTGCCTGCCATCAATGTCAACGACTCCGTCACCAAG AGCAAGTTTGACAACCTCTATGGCTGCCGGGAGTCCCTCATAGATGGCATCAAGCGGGCCACAGATGTGATGATTGCCGGCAAGGTAGCGGTGGTAGCAGGCTATGGCGATGTGGGCAAGGGCTGTGCCCAGGCCCTGCGGGGTTTCGGAGCCCGTGTCATCATCACCGAGATTGACCCCATCAACGCACTGCAGGCTGCCATGGAGG GCTATGAGGTGACCACCATGGATGAGGCCTGTCAGGAGGGCAACATCTTTGTCACCACCACAGGCTGTGTTGACATCATCCTTGGCCG GCACTTTGAGCAGATGAAGGATGATGCCATTGTGTGTAACATTGGACACTTTGACGTGGAGATCGATGTCAAGTGGCTCAACGAGAACGCTGTGGAGAAGGTGAACATCAAGCCACAG GTGGACCGGTATCGGTTGAAGAATGGGCGCCGCATCATCCTGCTGGCTGAGGGTCGGCTGGTCAACCTGGGTTGTGCCATGGGCCACCCCAGCTTCGTGATGAGTAACTCCTTCACTAACCAGGTGATGGCGCAGATCGAGCTGTGGACCCATCCAGACAAGTACCCCGTTGGGGTTCACTTCCTGCCCAAGAAG CTGGATGAGGCAGTGGCTGAAGCCCACCTGGGCAAGCTGAATGTGAAGTTGACCAAGCTAACTGAGAAGCAAGCCCAGTACCTGGGCATGTCCCGTGATGGCCCCTTCAAGCCGGATCACTACCGCTACTGA
- the AHCY gene encoding adenosylhomocysteinase isoform X3, producing MPGLMRMRERYSASKPLKGARIAGCLHMTVETAVLIETLVTLGAEVQWSSCNIFSTQDHAAAAIAKAGIPVYAWKGETDEEYLWCIEQTLYFKDGPLNMILDDGGDLTNLIHTKYPQLLPGIRGISEETTTGVHNLYKMMANGILKVPAINVNDSVTKSKFDNLYGCRESLIDGIKRATDVMIAGKVAVVAGYGDVGKGCAQALRGFGARVIITEIDPINALQAAMEGYEVTTMDEACQEGNIFVTTTGCVDIILGRHFEQMKDDAIVCNIGHFDVEIDVKWLNENAVEKVNIKPQVDRYRLKNGRRIILLAEGRLVNLGCAMGHPSFVMSNSFTNQVMAQIELWTHPDKYPVGVHFLPKKLDEAVAEAHLGKLNVKLTKLTEKQAQYLGMSRDGPFKPDHYRY from the exons ATGCCGGGCCTGATGCGTATGCGGGAGCGGTACTCGGCCTCCAAGCCACTGAAGGGCGCCCGCATCGCTGGCTGCCTGCACATGACCGTGGAGACGGCCGTCCTCATTGAGACTCTCGTCACCCTGGGTGCTGAG GTGCAGTGGTCCAGCTGCAACATCTTCTCCACCCAGGACCATGCGGCGGCTGCCATTGCCAAGGCTGGCATTCCGG TGTATGCCTGGAAGGGCGAAACGGATGAGGAGTACCTGTGGTGCATTGAACAGACCCTGTACTTCAAGGACGGACCCCTCAACATGATTCTGGACGATGGGGGTGACCTCACCAACCTCATCCACACCAAGTACCCACAGCTCCTGCCAG GCATCCGAGGCATCTCTGAGGAGACCACGACTGGGGTCCACAACCTCTACAAGATGATGGCCAATGGGATCCTCAAGGTGCCTGCCATCAATGTCAACGACTCCGTCACCAAG AGCAAGTTTGACAACCTCTATGGCTGCCGGGAGTCCCTCATAGATGGCATCAAGCGGGCCACAGATGTGATGATTGCCGGCAAGGTAGCGGTGGTAGCAGGCTATGGCGATGTGGGCAAGGGCTGTGCCCAGGCCCTGCGGGGTTTCGGAGCCCGTGTCATCATCACCGAGATTGACCCCATCAACGCACTGCAGGCTGCCATGGAGG GCTATGAGGTGACCACCATGGATGAGGCCTGTCAGGAGGGCAACATCTTTGTCACCACCACAGGCTGTGTTGACATCATCCTTGGCCG GCACTTTGAGCAGATGAAGGATGATGCCATTGTGTGTAACATTGGACACTTTGACGTGGAGATCGATGTCAAGTGGCTCAACGAGAACGCTGTGGAGAAGGTGAACATCAAGCCACAG GTGGACCGGTATCGGTTGAAGAATGGGCGCCGCATCATCCTGCTGGCTGAGGGTCGGCTGGTCAACCTGGGTTGTGCCATGGGCCACCCCAGCTTCGTGATGAGTAACTCCTTCACTAACCAGGTGATGGCGCAGATCGAGCTGTGGACCCATCCAGACAAGTACCCCGTTGGGGTTCACTTCCTGCCCAAGAAG CTGGATGAGGCAGTGGCTGAAGCCCACCTGGGCAAGCTGAATGTGAAGTTGACCAAGCTAACTGAGAAGCAAGCCCAGTACCTGGGCATGTCCCGTGATGGCCCCTTCAAGCCGGATCACTACCGCTACTGA